ATCAGAGCTGTGCGGTTGATGAAAACCATAACAGGTCAATACGTGAGCTCTATGGATTGAAACTGAGGAATCGCAGTACAGGCCGTTTTGCTTCGGCTCCGACTGTTTCGAGATGGCTGATGCTACCCCTTTCAGGCTGTTCCACTATAGTTACCCACAACGATGCTGATTGATTTTCTTGAACTGGATTTGTGATTTCCTCTGCATGGTGCAGGCTCTTTAAGCGCACAGAATATTCATTTTGCTTAGAAAGAGACTGTCCCGTCCCGACGGAACAATGTCCCGTTAATCGTAGACTTGCGTCCCGTTTATGACGCAGAATGTACGGCATGTTATCCGCCATATGAGGGCTGCACCCGGTATGGTGACCGAATATGGAAGGAGAAATAGATATTCATTGTTCATGAGAATGAGAAGCAATACAGGTTTGGTGACAGTGGTTCCAAATATCTGATGAAGGGTCCGAGGATGAATTTCGCCATTGTTCAGTTCCAGCCTGGCCTGGATTTCAAGGCACATCTGCATCATGTGATGGAGGAAAACTTCTATATCCTTGAGGGTACTGTCGATATCGTGGTAGATGGTAAGGTCTACACGCTTTCCCCTGGGGAACTCATTCATATTGAGCCGGAAGAAGTCCACTATGTCATCAACAACGGGCCTGATGTAGTAAAGATGATTTCCACCCTTGCCCCGTATAAAGAAGTAGATAAAGTCGATGTGGAGAACTACACGTACCAAGGAAAGTGAATAAAAGGGAAACCCAAGCGCAAAAAAAGATTCCAGTAGCAAAGCCGGAATCTTTTTTCATGTCCAGTTTCTCTATTCTTACACAAAGCTGGTTAGGTTTCGTATTTTTCCTGAATGATAATTTTGCCATATATATGCGCCAACCCAACAGAATCGAGTAAGACCGGGGAGTTTTTCAAGCGTTCCAGGTTTACCGAATCCACCAACATTTCAAGGACCTTGCTGTCCTTCGACTGAGGGCATTGGATATCCAGCTTCTCCAATAGGGATTGGAACCAGGAAATTGCCTCGTGGGGAGTCCCATTGCAAAGCATCCGGGAAATATCTTCGAATATCGCATTGAGATATTCCTGTCCCCTTTTGTCGACGCATTTGTCCAGATTATTAACCATATACCCCCAGACCAAAGGCAAACAGATTGCAACAGCATGCCCGTGGGGGATCTTGAAAACCGACGTCAGCTTGTAGCTCATCGCATGGGGGGCCGTAGTCTGCGTTATGTTTATCGCCCTCCCCGCCCAGTTGGAGGCAAGCAACATCCCTTCGTTGGCTTGCGGCGTATTGAGCAGGTACTGGTTGTAGTGTTCTAGGAACAAGGCTACGGCCTGTTGGGAATATTCCCTGCTCACGGGCGTGGAATTCACCGACCACCACGATTCGATTGCCTGGCAGAGGGCGTCGAGCATAGTACATTTCTTCTGGTAAGGTGGCAATCCATCCAAAACGCTCGGTTCAAGGATTGCATAGGAGGGAACCAGGCTGTCATGGGTGACCGACTGTTTCTCACCCTTGTAATAGATTACCGCGTACCTGGTTGATTCGCTCCCCGTCCCCGCTGTTGTTGGCAAGGCAATCAGGGGAACCTTGTTTTCCTTGTACTCCTGCCTCAGATACAGCGAACCTGACTCCATGGAACTGAAAAGCTTGATGCACTTGGCCACATCGATACTGCTCCCCCCTCCCACGGCAACGATACAGTCGCATCCTTCCTTGCAAAAGAAATCGACTCCCTTGCAGACATCCTCATAACGCGGGTTCGGCCCGAAGGAACTGAATACCGAATAAGGGATTCCCAGGTCCCCAAAGTGCCTGGCAATTGCCAGGGAATTGAACGAGGAACCGCATACCAGCAAAAAATGCTTGCAACGGTATCCTTCCAATACGGTTTTGAGTTTCAGGCAAGAAGGGTCGCCTACAAGGATAGTCTGGGCGCTCATACCCTCAAGGCTCCCATGAAAGCTTCCTTGTTCTGCAGGGGTGTGGTATCGGGGCGCATAAGGTCCTCCCGGGCACCGGTGCTCACGAGTACCTGAATGAGGGCAGGTTTCGCAATGGCGCCGAGACCTGAGGCTAGCAGGACTTCCAGGTCTGCCCTCGTTTTCAAGGTTACGGCACTTGCATATCCACAGGCTTTCGCAATGGTTTCGAGGTCAACCTTTCCTGCAACGGTGGGCATTCCCCCGACCGATTCGTGGGCCTCGTTGTTCAGCACCACGTGGATGAGGTTTTCCGGTTTCATCGTCCCGATGGTAGCCAGCCCACCCATATGCATGAGTGCAGCCCCGTCCCCGTCAAGGCACCACACGGTCTTTTCACTTTCCTGCAGGGCAACTGAAAGCGCAATGGCACTTGCATGACCCATGGACCCTACGGTCAAAAAATTATGCGAGGAGTTTTCCGGTTTGTTTTTCTTGCAATACTCGAACAGCTCCCGCGATATCTTACCGGTGGTGGAGATGACAAAATCGTCAGTCCCCATCCTCTCGGCCAGCAGCCCGATGGCTTCCTCCCTCCCAAGTTCCTCGTCATGCCCCTCAAAGGTACCGCTTCCTTTCTGGAATGCACCCTTACGGACTACCAAAGCTACGCTTTTCCCTTGTGACAGGGAAGAGGAAAATGTTTTTGAGAACTGGTTTATGATATCTTCAAGGGTGGTTTCCTTGCTTACGACCATATGTTCTATACCCAGGACAGACAGCAACTGCTCGGTTATCTCCCCCTGCTTTACATGCTGGGGCTCGTCATGAACCCCAGGCTCACCCCTCCATCCCACCAGGTATATGACAGGGATCCCGTACACGGCTGGGTCTGTGAGGGAGGTGGCAGGGTTCACCGCATTGCCAAGCCCGCTGTTCTGCAGGTAGACAAGGGGAACCTTACCGGTTGCCAGGTGGTAGCCGGCTGCCAGGCCCACGGCATTGCCTTCGTTCACGGAGACGATGTGCCGCTTCGAGTTCACCCCATAGCGCCCATAGACTTCCTCACAGAAGCTCTTCAAGAGGGAATCGGGGACTCCCGTAACGAAACCTACATTGATTGTTTCAAGATAATCCAAAAAAAGGGATGGGTCCAACATGACAAATGCTCCTATTCTGCACCGGGTATCAATGTGATGATATCCTTGATCGACATACAGTTCTCGCTCGCTTCCTTGCACCTTCCGTTTTCCAGTATCAACTGGGCGGTACGCTGCATTGCAGGAAAGGCACTACGGATGAGATGGTTGGCATAGATGACCACGCGTACGTTATGTTTGGCCAGCTCTTCCTCGTAGACGCTATTGAAAGAAGAGGGAACAACCACTATGGGGACATGGGGGAATTGCATCCCAAAGGTATCGCAGAACTCGAATATCTCCGCAGGGTCTTTCTTCCGGCTATGGATCATAACCGCGTCGGCACCTGCACGGACGTAGGCACCCGCCCGTTTCAAGGCGTCCTCCATCCCCTGTTCGAGGATCAGGCTCTCGATACGGGCAATGATCATGAAATCCTTCGTCTGCTGGGCCTGTTTGCCCGCGGTTATCTTCCGGCAGAAATTCTCTATGGAATCCTGTTGCTGGGCAACCTCGTTACCGAACAGGGAATTCCTCTTGAGCCCTATCTTGTCCTCAATAATGACAGCGGACACCCCGATGCGCTCCAGCGTCTTCACGTTGAACACGAAATGCTCGAGCAATCCGCCGGTATCGCCGTCAAGGATGATGGGCTTGGTCGTCACTTCCATGATCTGGTTGATGGTATCGAGGCGGGAGGACATGTCGACTAGCTCGATGTCCGGCTTACCCTTGGCCGTTGAGTCGCAGAGAGAGGAAACCCACATGGCATCGAACCCTTCCAGCCTGTCTCCCTTGACAACCCGCGTATTCTCCACGATGAGGCCGGAAAGCCCGTTGTGGGCCTCAAGCACTCTGACAACCTTCTTGATCCTCAACAGGTTGGAAAGACGGCTCCGCCTGGTTTCGGGCAGGACACCTTGGGAGTCAATCTTGCCCCTCAGCTGCTCAATACTCACCCCTGCAGTATAGGGGTATTCCACCAGTTCCCCGCCCCATTCACCGAGCAGGGCGATGACTTTTTCCCGCATCGTGCTCTGGACCCCGGTCCTCCAGTCATCCCCGTGCACCACGTAGTCGGGTTTGACCTCCCTCAGGTTCTTCTCATAGTCCAGCGTTTCCTGGACCAGGACATGGTCAACACCCTTAAGAGACCCTATAATCCCCATACGCTGCTCTAAGGGCATCAGCGGATAGCGTTTGTATTCGGCGATAGCTTCGTCGGTAAGGACCCCCACATACAGTTCCCCGAGTTCGCTTGCCTTGTTCAGCAAGTTGACATGTCCAACATGGATGATGTCGGCACTCATCGCTACATATACTTTCTTCATCTTTATATCCTATACCTTGAACCCAAGAAGTCCCCTGGCCCTGGCCAGGTCCTCCTGGTTGTCCACTTCCATGCACAGCAAACCTTTTGCATCATAGGTTCCCAACTGAACCCTTCCCAGTATCGAATTGAGGGCATTCTCTGCATATACATTGGTCTGTCCCCCAAGGCAGAAAGAATGTATCGCCCCCTGCCAGGCAGCCCAATCGGTACCGAGAAGCTTATACAGAGGCTGGCATGCAAGGCAACCATCCCCGAACACATCGATGCCTATCTGCTTCACCAGCCCATCGTCACCTATCCTGGCCTTGAAATCCTTCTCGGGAATAGGGGCAAGGGAATCGACGACCACCGTACTCTTGGGAGCCTCCATGACAGACTGAAGAACCTCACCCGAGAACAACAGGTCCCCGTGCATCAGAAGGATATCTGATGGGAAAACCATGCTACAAAGCTTATCCAGTGATACTATGTAATTCGTGGTATCGTATTCCTCGTTATAGACAAACCTGATGGCCATTGAAGGATACTTGTCCTGCAGGTATTGCTTTATCTTGCCTTCGAGATATCCTGTCGTGATGATAATATCGGTTATCCCGCACTCAGCCAGGCGGTCAATCTGCCTTGACAGGAGGGTGTTCCCAGAGTCCAAGGCAACAAGGCATTTTGGATTGCTGGTTGTCAGTTCCTTCAGGCGCGAGCCTTTGCCTGAATTCAATATAATTGCTTGCATTGCTAAAAGACACCCCCATTGAAAAATTCATTTTCGATTCGCATTCACAACCCCAGTTCTTTTTGTTTTGCTGCTAGATAGTCAACAATCTTTTCTCCACTATGTCCGCGAAACTGCCAAGCAGTTTCCTTTGCTTGCAGTCGGTTTTTGGTAAGAGTCTCATTTTGCACAGTATCAAGTAACACCTCTTTGATAGTAGGAAAACTGCTCTCTATCAGCTCAACGCCAATCTCTGGCAAAATCTTAAACTTCCAAGGCTCTTCATCTATACTTCCCCCATCATAAGGCCGATCATCAAAATTCGCATTGACATACAAAAATGGACGATCTAATAAGAAAGAGTAATCAAAAATGACCCCTGAGAAATCTGAAATCATGATATCAGATCGAAAAAGTGTTCCAATATTTTCCCTAGAATAATTCCACTCAAGATTACTACTTGACGCATACCGTCTCTGCAATCTCTCTAAAACAGCTTTCTCTGATTGTATAGATTGAGGATGAGGACGTACAATAATTTGGAAACCGGTCTCCACAAGTGGATCAAGCAAACGCTCTCCATATTTACTCAGAATCCCATTACTTCCCCAAGAAGGAGCTACAAGAACGGTAAATAAGTGGTTCTCATCTGGCTCAAAGGTAGAAAGTTGTTGATTGAGCATATCCAAATACGTGCATCCGACCACAACAAGTTCTTTTTTCGCTATTCCCCGTTGCTCTTCTAAAATGCGAATATGGGCTTCTTGATATGTACCTGAAAGAAATACTGAATCAAAATAATCCAATCCGAAGAGTCTATATGAAGTAGCATCGGCCACAGAATGGAGAACATGGGCATAATGTTTGACCCCCCTTGATCTCTTAAGCTGGTAGACATCAAGGCCTGGGGTGGTCATAAGGCAGATATCAGCCTCAAGAAAGTTCAGACGAGTGAAAGCCTTATTCCCTTCCCCGATAAATTCACCGTTTATATAGGAATATGGGTTCGAAAAGAACGGGTCTTTCTCAGCTGATGTAAAATACATGACAGAAATTTGTCTCTTCTCGAAGGCGTCAAGGATAGGTTTGAAAACACTCCAGTATCGCTCACTCTCAGAGTAGATAACAAAAGGATACCTATTCTTATTTGAAGCAACAGCCTTTCCTCCGGTGAGAAAAAATTTGACCTTTATCAGCGCTGCCTTGGCAACAAAATAGAGCATGGTAACTAAACCAATGATGATAGAGAACAACATACTTCCCGTTCCGGGATCTATATACAACAGCAACATATGTAAAAACCACCTTACTTAACGATAATAGGACTCCAATTAGTTTCAATGGAGATGTCATCATGAACCGTAAAACTTCTTGAATAATCAAAGGAAAATTGGGTTCCAAGGTTTTTCTTGGGATCCCAGGAACCGGTATAAACCTGGACCTTTTGCTTCTGGACACTTTCTAGAAGGTTCTTTCCCGTAAATGGGTTCACTTTCGAAACTTCTAGATTTTCAATGGCGAGCTGAGGAAGGTCAGCATTGGTCATAAAAGTGGAATCTGTCCTTAGTCTATCTTTTGAATTGAAATCCTTAACGAGAAGCAAGGGGTTATACCTACTATAGTCGTTCATGGCATTATCGAAATCTTTAAATAGCGGGTTGAATAAATCCTTGCCGTGGTCCGCAACGATAAAAATACGAGTATTATCATACATCCCGTCTTTTTTTAATTTTTCAAGCCATATGCCAATACGCTTGAGGGCAGCAACATAGACATGGTAGGTGGCAATATCTTTTTCACTAAGCCTAGTCATTTCATCAAAAGGAGTAGAGATATCTGTTACCCTACTTCGTGGTTCATACTCCGGAGCCTGTAAGAAGACCGGGCTATGAGCTGTTTGATTATCTATAAATGTATAGGTGTTTCCTTCGGCTGTATAATCAGTAATGGAATCCAGATAATAAAGAGTCGAATATGAATTTAAAAAAATATCAATATCTTGCGAATTTTCATCCACTAAGAAATATCTGCCAGTATCATATATCGTTTTTCTAAGCAAAGGTGCCAGGGCCTTCATCAGGGAAAACATAGGAAGACGCTTTTTTATGATTTTGCTTTCAGCATTTGTATTCCAATCCAAGACGTCACTGAAATCTTTCTTATATTGGACAGCATATTTTCCTTGAATATTCATTACCTTAATTTCAGGATATGGCTTGAAAGGAGTATAATCACCTTCCCACTTATAATTACAGAATGGAGGATCAGTTACGGTGACAGAATATCCTGCATCGAGAAAAAGCTTAGGCAAAACGAGGGTAGCCTCATTATGTTTATCTACAAGTTTTTCGTTATCCCGTTTATTGATTTCTCCTGGGGTATACTCATAGCCTCCCATCATTGCAGGGGCCCCATATAAAGTATCAGTACCAAAGGATACAGTATTCGGGTAATAAACAAATCCATCCAGCTGTTCTCTCAATTCTGGAATTTGTTCAAGGGCATAGGGGAAATAAGCATTAATAGCGCGATCAAGGAAGAGAACTACTACGTTCTTTCCTTCTTTTGAAAGATGAAAAACAGGTTTCAATCCCTCTACATCACTTCCTTTTGCTTGATTTTCCAACACATTCTGTTTGTGTTCCGTAAATTCCTTCTGAATGGTCATAGTATTCAACATACTTGCAGCTAAAGTGGTGATGGAAAGAATGAGGAACAAACCAGAGAGGATTTTATACCGTCGTTGCTTTACAAGCACCCCACATATGATAAAACATATCACTCCCACCAAAAAAGGAATTACTATAAGAGAGAGAGACGGGGTCAATACTGTAGGATTCTCAAACTCAAGATGAGTACTTACAGTCCCATAATTCCCTCTGAACAAAAACACATTGAAAAGCGATACGAGGGATAAGCACGCAAACAGATATGCAATTATGGCTTTTGCTTTCTTCGAAGCTAACGCATAGATGGCTGAAGGCCAAACACAACAGATTCCAAAGAAAATGATAGCAGTTGAATACACATAGGACAAAGGGTTTTCCACATTACCGAGAAATGAGAATTCAATAGTTGAAGATGAAATAAGGTTGGAAGGAATTAAAAGCCCACAAAGGGCCCAAAGAATAAGACAAGAAAGAACAAACAGGAGATTCCTTCCTTTACGATTCTCTGCAAGGCTAGCAAGAAACGTAATATACATAAAATCAATGAAACGGAGAAACAAAGGGATAATAAGTATTGCGATACACCCTCCGATAAGTACTATTCTATTGGCAAAAGATAAGGAGGGGTGTGCAATACTAATTGCGACAGTTATTCCAATAGATGCAAAAACAGCACAACCATATAAGGCCTTGAGAGGACTCTTCAACCTATAGAAACAATTCTTTACCAGCGAGAAAATATTATTCAAAGTCCAGTAATAGACCAACCCTGCAGGGGAATTATAGAGCAGGATCATAAACAAGCCAGCCATACCATACAGCTGTACTTTATCCCGCAGGGGAAATCCTTTGCTATAAATAATTCCGGCAATTACATTGATAGCGGTCATCAATATCGGCAGGACATTGAAAGAAATGCCACCGATAGTAAGAAGTCTGTCTGGTTGTCCTAAGTCTGAAAGAAAAAAGAAGCTCTGGCCTTGCAACTGGGAAAGATTGGATAGGAAATGATAGGCTGCAATAAAAAAAGGGACCTGAATCATCAAACTGATGGAGCTTCGGAGAGCATATGCAGGATGATAATGATTCTGCCTATAGTAGGTAGAGAGAATCATGTACTGCTCATCACCTTTGAATACAGCCTTGATCCGATCAATACCAGGTTTCAGCTTTATACGGATATCCCGTTCTCTCCTCTGGAGGGAATCGGCAATATTATACAGAGGTAAGGCAAGAAGACTAATAACGATACTAATCCCAGCTATCGCAATCCCGCTATTATCAAAGCTTTTTAAAAAGAAAACATAAATTAATTCAACCAATAACTCTAAAGGATAAACTACTATATTATAAATAAAAGCACCCATTTAAAAATCACTCCAAAGGCCCATATAAAAATATTTTCGGAAACCATAACTTAAACTTTAACAACACTATAACATAGTTCAAATTTCTAGGGTGAGTTAATTACTAACCTGGGAACTTCCAATGCTATAGTAGT
The sequence above is a segment of the Sphaerochaeta pleomorpha str. Grapes genome. Coding sequences within it:
- a CDS encoding CDP-glycerol glycerophosphotransferase family protein, whose amino-acid sequence is MLLLYIDPGTGSMLFSIIIGLVTMLYFVAKAALIKVKFFLTGGKAVASNKNRYPFVIYSESERYWSVFKPILDAFEKRQISVMYFTSAEKDPFFSNPYSYINGEFIGEGNKAFTRLNFLEADICLMTTPGLDVYQLKRSRGVKHYAHVLHSVADATSYRLFGLDYFDSVFLSGTYQEAHIRILEEQRGIAKKELVVVGCTYLDMLNQQLSTFEPDENHLFTVLVAPSWGSNGILSKYGERLLDPLVETGFQIIVRPHPQSIQSEKAVLERLQRRYASSSNLEWNYSRENIGTLFRSDIMISDFSGVIFDYSFLLDRPFLYVNANFDDRPYDGGSIDEEPWKFKILPEIGVELIESSFPTIKEVLLDTVQNETLTKNRLQAKETAWQFRGHSGEKIVDYLAAKQKELGL
- a CDS encoding sulfatase-like hydrolase/transferase, encoding MTIQKEFTEHKQNVLENQAKGSDVEGLKPVFHLSKEGKNVVVLFLDRAINAYFPYALEQIPELREQLDGFVYYPNTVSFGTDTLYGAPAMMGGYEYTPGEINKRDNEKLVDKHNEATLVLPKLFLDAGYSVTVTDPPFCNYKWEGDYTPFKPYPEIKVMNIQGKYAVQYKKDFSDVLDWNTNAESKIIKKRLPMFSLMKALAPLLRKTIYDTGRYFLVDENSQDIDIFLNSYSTLYYLDSITDYTAEGNTYTFIDNQTAHSPVFLQAPEYEPRSRVTDISTPFDEMTRLSEKDIATYHVYVAALKRIGIWLEKLKKDGMYDNTRIFIVADHGKDLFNPLFKDFDNAMNDYSRYNPLLLVKDFNSKDRLRTDSTFMTNADLPQLAIENLEVSKVNPFTGKNLLESVQKQKVQVYTGSWDPKKNLGTQFSFDYSRSFTVHDDISIETNWSPIIVK
- the aepX gene encoding phosphoenolpyruvate mutase, translating into MKKVYVAMSADIIHVGHVNLLNKASELGELYVGVLTDEAIAEYKRYPLMPLEQRMGIIGSLKGVDHVLVQETLDYEKNLREVKPDYVVHGDDWRTGVQSTMREKVIALLGEWGGELVEYPYTAGVSIEQLRGKIDSQGVLPETRRSRLSNLLRIKKVVRVLEAHNGLSGLIVENTRVVKGDRLEGFDAMWVSSLCDSTAKGKPDIELVDMSSRLDTINQIMEVTTKPIILDGDTGGLLEHFVFNVKTLERIGVSAVIIEDKIGLKRNSLFGNEVAQQQDSIENFCRKITAGKQAQQTKDFMIIARIESLILEQGMEDALKRAGAYVRAGADAVMIHSRKKDPAEIFEFCDTFGMQFPHVPIVVVPSSFNSVYEEELAKHNVRVVIYANHLIRSAFPAMQRTAQLILENGRCKEASENCMSIKDIITLIPGAE
- a CDS encoding NTP transferase domain-containing protein — protein: MQAIILNSGKGSRLKELTTSNPKCLVALDSGNTLLSRQIDRLAECGITDIIITTGYLEGKIKQYLQDKYPSMAIRFVYNEEYDTTNYIVSLDKLCSMVFPSDILLMHGDLLFSGEVLQSVMEAPKSTVVVDSLAPIPEKDFKARIGDDGLVKQIGIDVFGDGCLACQPLYKLLGTDWAAWQGAIHSFCLGGQTNVYAENALNSILGRVQLGTYDAKGLLCMEVDNQEDLARARGLLGFKV
- a CDS encoding cupin domain-containing protein encodes the protein MKGPRMNFAIVQFQPGLDFKAHLHHVMEENFYILEGTVDIVVDGKVYTLSPGELIHIEPEEVHYVINNGPDVVKMISTLAPYKEVDKVDVENYTYQGK
- a CDS encoding phosphonoacetaldehyde reductase, yielding MSAQTILVGDPSCLKLKTVLEGYRCKHFLLVCGSSFNSLAIARHFGDLGIPYSVFSSFGPNPRYEDVCKGVDFFCKEGCDCIVAVGGGSSIDVAKCIKLFSSMESGSLYLRQEYKENKVPLIALPTTAGTGSESTRYAVIYYKGEKQSVTHDSLVPSYAILEPSVLDGLPPYQKKCTMLDALCQAIESWWSVNSTPVSREYSQQAVALFLEHYNQYLLNTPQANEGMLLASNWAGRAINITQTTAPHAMSYKLTSVFKIPHGHAVAICLPLVWGYMVNNLDKCVDKRGQEYLNAIFEDISRMLCNGTPHEAISWFQSLLEKLDIQCPQSKDSKVLEMLVDSVNLERLKNSPVLLDSVGLAHIYGKIIIQEKYET
- the aepY gene encoding phosphonopyruvate decarboxylase, with product MLDPSLFLDYLETINVGFVTGVPDSLLKSFCEEVYGRYGVNSKRHIVSVNEGNAVGLAAGYHLATGKVPLVYLQNSGLGNAVNPATSLTDPAVYGIPVIYLVGWRGEPGVHDEPQHVKQGEITEQLLSVLGIEHMVVSKETTLEDIINQFSKTFSSSLSQGKSVALVVRKGAFQKGSGTFEGHDEELGREEAIGLLAERMGTDDFVISTTGKISRELFEYCKKNKPENSSHNFLTVGSMGHASAIALSVALQESEKTVWCLDGDGAALMHMGGLATIGTMKPENLIHVVLNNEAHESVGGMPTVAGKVDLETIAKACGYASAVTLKTRADLEVLLASGLGAIAKPALIQVLVSTGAREDLMRPDTTPLQNKEAFMGALRV